The proteins below are encoded in one region of Ricinus communis isolate WT05 ecotype wild-type chromosome 6, ASM1957865v1, whole genome shotgun sequence:
- the LOC8287692 gene encoding potassium channel AKT2/3: MEMKSFALTSHLQLSSSSTMKRSSWKDYHGETESNTTATHQEEDDDTSLSLSSLSKIILPPLGVSSYNNNPIETRGWIISPMDSRYRWWGSFMVLLVAYSAWVYPFEVAFLNSSPNKRLYIADNIVDLFFAIDIVLTFFVAYIDSRTQLMVRDRKKIATRYLSTWFLMDVASTIPFEALAYLFTGTQKLALSYSLLGILRFWRLRRVKQLFTRLEKDIRFSYFRIRCARLLCVTLFLVHCAGCLYYLLADRYPHQGRTWIGAVIPNFRETSLWIRYISAMYWSITTMTTVGYGDLHAVNTMEMIFIIFYMLFNLGLTAYLIGNMTNLVVEGTRRTMEFRNSIEAASNFVCRNRLPRRLKDQILAYMCLRFKAESLNQNHLIEQLPKSICKSICQHLFLPTVEKVYLFKGVSREILMLLVAEMKAEYIPPREDVIMQNEAPDDVYIVVSGEVEIIDSDLEKERVVGTLQCGDMFGDVGALCCRPQSFTFRTKTLSQLLRLKTSSLIEAMQTRQHDYIAIMKNFLQHHKTLKDLKVGEFPFESGEEDGDPNMASNLLTVASTGNAAFLEELLKAKLDPDIGDSKGRTPLHIAASKGHEECVMVLLRHGCNIHLRDINGNTALWDALSSKHQTIFRILHHFASISDPQTAGDLLCTAAKRNDLTMMKELLKHGLNVDAKDRQGKTAIQIAMAEKYVDMVDLLVMNGADVTASNTYEFSSTTLNEMLKKREIGHRITVPDTVTSDEVILKRDEGEQECNSCGKSDELKCIIRVSIYKGHPLVRKQACCKEPGRLIRLPDSLEELKRIAGDKFGFDARNAMVTDVEGSVIDSIEVIRDNDKLFIAEDPYSSV; the protein is encoded by the exons ATGGAAATGAAATCATTTGCTCTAACAAGCCATCTTCAGCTATCTTCATCCTCTACCATGAAAAGAAGCTCCTGGAAAGACTACCATGGAGAGACAGAAAGCAACACTACTGCAACTCACcaggaagaagatgatgacACTTCTCTTTCACTTTCTAGCTTGTCCAAGATCATTCTTCCTCCTCTGGGTGTTTCAAGCTACAACAATAATCCTATAGAGACTAGAGGCTGGATCATTTCTCCTATGGATTCAAGATACAG GTGGTGGGGGTCATTTATGGTGCTTCTGGTAGCATATTCTGCATGGGTATACCCATTTGAAGTTGCATTTCTCAACTCATCTCCAAACAAAAGACTATACATTGCAGACAACATTGTTGACCTGTTTTTTGCCATTGATATTGTCTTGACATTCTTTGTTGCTTACATTGATTCAAGAACCCAGCTTATGGTTCGTGACAGAAAAAAGATTGCTACAAG GTACCTATCAACATGGTTCTTGATGGATGTGGCATCCACTATTCCATTTGAGGCATTGGCCTATTTGTTCACTGGCACACAAAAATTGGCTCTCTCTTACTCTTTACTGGGTATCCTCCGATTTTGGCGTCTCAGGCGAGTTAAGCAGCTCTTCACTAG GCTGGAGAAGGATATCAGGTTTAGCTACTTCCGGATCCGATGTGCTAGACTACTGTGT GTGACACTGTTTCTAGTGCATTGTGCTGGTTGCTTGTACTACTTGCTAGCTGATAGATATCCACACCAAGGAAGGACATGGATAGGTGCAGTCATCCCGAATTTCAGAGAAACAAGCCTTTGGATTAGATATATTTCAGCTATGTACTGGTCAATCACCACCATGACAACAGTTGGTTATGGAGACCTTCATGCTGTTAACACCATGGAAATGATCtttatcattttctatatGCTGTTCAACCTTGGGCTAACTGCTTATTTGATCGGCAACATGACCAATTTAGTTGTCGAAGGAACTCGCAGGACCATGGAATTT AGGAATAGCATTGAAGCAGCATCAAATTTCGTGTGCAGAAACCGATTGCCTCGAAGATTGAAAGACCAGATTTTGGCTTATATGTGTTTGAGATTTAAGGCTGAGAGTTTGAATCAGAATCATTTGATTGAACAGTTACCAAAATCTATCTGCAAAAGCATCTGTCAGCATTTGTTCTTGCCAACAGTGGAGAAGGTCTATCTTTTCAAGGGTGTCTCCAGGGAAATACTCATGCTCTTG GTTGCGGAGATGAAGGCTGAGTACATTCCACCCAGAGAAGATGTCATAATGCAAAACGAAGCCCCTGATGATGTTTATATAGTTGTATCAGGAGAGGTAGAAATCATAGATTCAGACCTTGAAAAAGAGCGCGTAGTGGGAACTTTGCAGTGCGGAGACATGTTTGGAGATGTTGGTGCACTGTGCTGCAGGCCCCAGAGCTTCACGTTTCGAACCAAGACGCTCTCGCAACTCCTGAGACTCAAAACTAGTTCTCTGATTGAAGCTATGCAAACAAGACAACATGATTATATAGCTATAATGAAGAACTTCCTTCAG CATCACAAAACGCTAAAGGATTTGAAGGTTGGAGAGTTTCCATTTGAGAGTGGAGAAGAAGATGGTGATCCAAACATGGCTTCTAACTTGCTGACTGTAGCCAGCACAGGCAATGCTGCTTTTCTTGAAGAACTTCTCAAGGCAAAATTAGACCCTGATATTGGAGACTCCAAGGGAAGAACCCCTTTG CACATTGCAGCATCAAAAGGGCATGAAGAATGTGTAATGGTACTCTTAAGACATGGATGCAACATACACTTGAGAG ATATTAACGGTAACACTGCCTTATGGGATGCTCTTTCATCAAAGCACCAAACCATATTCAGAATCCTCCATCATTTCGCGAGCATTTCTGACCCCCAGACTGCTGGTGATCTCTTATGCACTGCTGCAAAAAGAAATGATCTGACAATGATGAAAGAGCTTCTCAAACATGGATTAAACGTCGACGCAAAGGATCGCCAAGGAAAAACAGCAATACAAATAGCCATGGCAGAAAAATATGTAGACATGGTAGACTTGCTAGTAATGAATGGTGCAGATGTCACAGCATCAAACACGTACGAATTTTCTTCAACAACATTGAACGAAATGctgaaaaagagagagatcGGACACCGGATTACAGTGCCGGACACTGTAACAAGTGATGAAGTTATTCTAAAGAGAGATGAAGGGGAGCAAGAATGCAACTCCTGCGGAAAATCTGATGAATTGAAATGTATCATAAGGGTGAGTATATATAAGGGTCATCCTTTGGTTAGGAAACAGGCCTGTTGCAAGGAACCTGGGAGATTAATCAGATTGCCAGATTCATTAGAGGAGCTCAAGAGAATTGCAG GTGACAAGTTTGGATTTGATGCAAGAAATGCAATGGTAACAGATGTAGAAGGTTCAGTAATTGACTCTATTGAAGTGATTAGAGATAATGATAAGCTTTTCATAGCTGAAGATCCATATTCCTCTGTGTAA